In a single window of the Notamacropus eugenii isolate mMacEug1 chromosome 4, mMacEug1.pri_v2, whole genome shotgun sequence genome:
- the SGTA gene encoding small glutamine-rich tetratricopeptide repeat-containing protein alpha isoform X1: MEDKKRLAYSIIQFLHDQLHHGGLSPDAQESLEVAIQCLETAFGVTVEDRDLAVSQTLPEIFEAATGKKDMPYIRRNSEPICPSDEDTAEAERLKTEGNEQMKIENFEAAVSFYGKAIELNPANAVYFCNRAAAYSKLGNYAGAVRDCERAIGIDPYYSKAYGRMGLALSSLNKHAEAVVYYKKALELDPDNDTYKSNLKIAEQKMKEAPSPTGGTGGFDLAGLLNNPGFMSMASNLMNNPQVQQLMSGMISGGHNPLGAAGASPSPNDLASLIQAGQQFAQQMQQQNPELIEQLRSQIRSRTPSASNDDQQE, encoded by the exons ATGGAGGACAAGAAGCGCCTTGCGTATTCCATCATCCAGTTTCTGCATGACCAGCTGCATCATGGAGGCCTTTCTCCTGATGCCCAGGAGAGTTTGGAAG TTGCAATCCAATGCCTGGAGACAGCTTTTGGGGTGACTGTTGAAGACCGAGATTTAGCTGTATCACAGACTCTGCCAGAAATATTTGAAGCTGCTACAGGAAAA AAAGACATGCCCTACATCCGTAGGAATTCTGAACCCATCTGCCCCTCTGATGAAGATACAGCTGAAGCTGAGAGACTGAAGACTGAAG gaaatgaacaaatgaaaatagaaaattttgaagCAGCTGTCTCTTTTTATGGAAAAGCAATTGAATTAAATCCAGCCAATGCAGTGTATTTTTGCAACAG AGCTGCTGCCTACAGCAAACTTGGAAATTATGCGGGTGCTGTGAGAGACTGTGAAAGAGCCATTGGTATAGACCCCTACTACAGCAAAGCCTATGGCAGAATGGG CTTAGCACTTTCAAGTTTAAACAAGCACGCAGAAGCAGTAGTGTACTATAAGAAGGCCCTGGAATTGGACCCAGACAATGACACATACAAATCAAACCTCAAGATagctgaacagaaaatgaaagaagcaCCCAGCCCT ACAGGAGGCACTGGAGGCTTTGACCTGGCTGGCTTGCTGAATAACCCAGGCTTCATGAGTATG gcgTCAAACCTCATGAATAATCCTCAAGTACAGCAGCT CATGTCTGGGATGATATCAGGTGGCCACAACCCTTTGGGAGCTGCTGGAGCCAGCCCTTCTCCAAATGACCTTGCCAGCCTCATCCAGGC AGGCCAACAGTTTGCTCAGCAGATGCAGCAGCAAAATCCAGAGTTAATAGAACAGCTCAGGAGCCAGATCAGGAGTCGGACCCCCAGCGCCAGCAATGATGACCAGCAGGAGTGA
- the SGTA gene encoding small glutamine-rich tetratricopeptide repeat-containing protein alpha isoform X2 gives MEDKKRLAYSIIQFLHDQLHHGGLSPDAQESLEVAIQCLETAFGVTVEDRDLAVSQTLPEIFEAATGKKDMPYIRRNSEPICPSDEDTAEAERLKTEGNEQMKIENFEAAVSFYGKAIELNPANAVYFCNRAAAYSKLGNYAGAVRDCERAIGIDPYYSKAYGRMGLALSSLNKHAEAVVYYKKALELDPDNDTYKSNLKIAEQKMKEAPSPTGGTGGFDLAGLLNNPGFMSMASNLMNNPQVQQLGQQFAQQMQQQNPELIEQLRSQIRSRTPSASNDDQQE, from the exons ATGGAGGACAAGAAGCGCCTTGCGTATTCCATCATCCAGTTTCTGCATGACCAGCTGCATCATGGAGGCCTTTCTCCTGATGCCCAGGAGAGTTTGGAAG TTGCAATCCAATGCCTGGAGACAGCTTTTGGGGTGACTGTTGAAGACCGAGATTTAGCTGTATCACAGACTCTGCCAGAAATATTTGAAGCTGCTACAGGAAAA AAAGACATGCCCTACATCCGTAGGAATTCTGAACCCATCTGCCCCTCTGATGAAGATACAGCTGAAGCTGAGAGACTGAAGACTGAAG gaaatgaacaaatgaaaatagaaaattttgaagCAGCTGTCTCTTTTTATGGAAAAGCAATTGAATTAAATCCAGCCAATGCAGTGTATTTTTGCAACAG AGCTGCTGCCTACAGCAAACTTGGAAATTATGCGGGTGCTGTGAGAGACTGTGAAAGAGCCATTGGTATAGACCCCTACTACAGCAAAGCCTATGGCAGAATGGG CTTAGCACTTTCAAGTTTAAACAAGCACGCAGAAGCAGTAGTGTACTATAAGAAGGCCCTGGAATTGGACCCAGACAATGACACATACAAATCAAACCTCAAGATagctgaacagaaaatgaaagaagcaCCCAGCCCT ACAGGAGGCACTGGAGGCTTTGACCTGGCTGGCTTGCTGAATAACCCAGGCTTCATGAGTATG gcgTCAAACCTCATGAATAATCCTCAAGTACAGCAGCT AGGCCAACAGTTTGCTCAGCAGATGCAGCAGCAAAATCCAGAGTTAATAGAACAGCTCAGGAGCCAGATCAGGAGTCGGACCCCCAGCGCCAGCAATGATGACCAGCAGGAGTGA